The following coding sequences lie in one Fibrobacterota bacterium genomic window:
- a CDS encoding acyl-CoA desaturase, translating to MEVGGKLKFGKADDFQSELKRRVDEYFRTTGRRQRDCPLMYVKTGIILSVYALSYVLLVFYATGWWQAVPLAILLGLTTAEIGFNIQHDGSHRAYSDRQWINKLMAMTLDLIGGSSYIWHWKHDIFHHTYVNITGHDADIDIGVFGRLSPHQKRYPFHRWQHFYLWPLYGVLAIKWHLFDDFHDVIKGRIGEHRVPRPRGREWVLFFGGKLVFYGLAFVIPMLIHPVMTVLFFYGVVAVVTGIALSMVFQVVHVVEEAGFPMPRPDTGCIENTWAVHQVETTVDYARNSPSVIWLVGALNFQIEHHMFPRISHVNYPAISGLVEATCRDFGVRYSEHESFRAGLASHFRWLRRMGLAAQTTG from the coding sequence ATGGAAGTTGGCGGGAAACTCAAATTCGGCAAAGCCGATGATTTTCAAAGCGAATTAAAGCGGCGGGTAGACGAATATTTCCGGACCACGGGGCGGCGTCAGCGCGATTGCCCGCTCATGTACGTGAAGACGGGAATCATCCTCTCCGTATACGCGCTTTCCTACGTCCTTCTGGTCTTCTACGCGACCGGGTGGTGGCAAGCAGTTCCCTTGGCCATCCTTCTCGGCTTGACCACGGCCGAAATCGGCTTCAACATCCAGCACGACGGTTCGCATCGGGCCTATTCCGACCGCCAGTGGATCAATAAGCTGATGGCCATGACCTTGGATCTGATCGGAGGCAGCTCCTACATCTGGCATTGGAAGCACGACATCTTCCATCATACCTACGTCAACATCACCGGCCACGATGCCGACATCGACATCGGGGTGTTCGGCCGCTTGAGCCCGCATCAGAAGCGTTACCCGTTCCATCGCTGGCAGCACTTCTACCTGTGGCCGTTGTACGGGGTCCTCGCGATCAAATGGCATCTGTTCGACGATTTCCACGACGTCATCAAGGGGCGAATCGGGGAGCACCGGGTCCCGCGGCCGAGAGGCCGGGAATGGGTACTCTTTTTCGGAGGCAAGCTGGTTTTTTACGGCCTGGCCTTCGTTATCCCCATGCTGATCCATCCGGTAATGACGGTGCTCTTCTTTTACGGAGTGGTGGCGGTGGTAACCGGAATCGCGCTCAGCATGGTCTTCCAAGTGGTCCACGTAGTGGAAGAGGCGGGCTTCCCCATGCCCCGGCCCGATACCGGCTGCATCGAAAATACCTGGGCGGTCCATCAGGTGGAAACGACGGTGGACTATGCCAGGAACAGCCCGAGCGTGATCTGGCTGGTCGGCGCGTTGAATTTCCAAATCGAACATCATATGTTTCCCCGCATAAGCCACGTAAACTACCCGGCCATTTCCGGACTGGTGGAGGCGACTTGCCGGGATTTCGGCGTCAGATACTCCGAACACGAATCCTTCCGGGCGGGCCTGGCCTCGCACTTCCGTTGGTTGCGGCGCATGGGGTTGGCCGCCCAGACCACAGGCTGA
- a CDS encoding sterol desaturase family protein — MGTFNYWFAFVADFSTAAFFLGWELTHGVSLWQACAAFTIGFILWGFTEYGFHRWIYHQPEGIFGEGHHIHHIDTQQLIGMPWFITTATMLSLWYCVTVRGGVHGFASVVAGWLVGFVWYSVVHHSHHHWVIRSTWSRKLKAYHRVHHQFPDHNYGVTMRMWDVVFGTRYRKPAPAQRSEEQMGSLTSVGHK, encoded by the coding sequence ATGGGCACCTTTAACTACTGGTTCGCCTTTGTCGCCGACTTTTCCACCGCGGCCTTTTTCCTGGGCTGGGAGCTGACCCATGGGGTGAGCCTCTGGCAAGCCTGCGCCGCCTTTACCATCGGCTTTATCCTATGGGGCTTCACCGAATACGGCTTCCACCGCTGGATCTACCATCAGCCGGAGGGGATTTTCGGGGAAGGCCATCATATCCACCATATCGATACCCAGCAGCTGATCGGCATGCCCTGGTTCATTACCACGGCTACCATGCTCTCCTTATGGTATTGCGTCACCGTGCGCGGGGGGGTTCACGGATTCGCCAGCGTCGTGGCCGGCTGGCTGGTCGGCTTCGTATGGTATTCCGTGGTGCATCATAGCCATCATCATTGGGTCATACGTTCCACCTGGTCCCGTAAGCTCAAGGCCTACCACCGCGTGCACCATCAATTCCCGGATCATAACTACGGGGTTACCATGCGCATGTGGGACGTGGTTTTCGGAACCCGCTACCGCAAGCCTGCGCCCGCCCAGAGGTCAGAAGAGCAAATGGGGTCGTTGACCTCCGTCGGCCACAAGTAG
- a CDS encoding DUF962 domain-containing protein, with amino-acid sequence MKPLSEQLAFYRSYHRSLGCKATHFFGVPLVTFAILVALGWLSFPWPGGHFTGAMAFVLGTLLYYFRLDALLATLMTLIMIPTVWAADWASRLPFPGTLWVFLGSLALGVGFQAWGHILEGKRPALVDNFFQAVFTSPLFLLIEALDSLGWKLRRPAA; translated from the coding sequence ATGAAGCCGCTCAGCGAGCAACTGGCTTTTTATCGGTCCTACCACCGGTCCTTGGGATGTAAGGCTACTCATTTTTTCGGCGTTCCGCTCGTGACATTCGCTATCCTGGTGGCCTTGGGATGGCTGTCTTTCCCCTGGCCCGGGGGGCATTTCACGGGAGCGATGGCATTCGTCCTGGGGACCCTGCTCTATTATTTCCGATTGGACGCGCTTTTGGCAACCCTGATGACCCTGATAATGATCCCGACGGTTTGGGCCGCCGATTGGGCCTCCAGGCTTCCGTTTCCGGGCACGCTTTGGGTATTCCTAGGGTCCCTGGCCTTAGGGGTGGGTTTCCAGGCCTGGGGCCATATCCTGGAAGGGAAACGCCCCGCCCTGGTCGATAACTTCTTCCAGGCCGTGTTCACATCCCCGTTGTTCCTATTGATCGAGGCCTTGGATAGCTTGGGTTGGAAGCTGCGACGCCCGGCTGCGTAA
- a CDS encoding dienelactone hydrolase family protein has protein sequence MPIQVPAGTSILDAELQVPEGASGLIVLTQAGGRPRYAQRVQSLAECMLKEGYGILIMDLLTEEEAEIGKDAGEAECFEESMLDERLDDSLTWLGDQPETMGLALGLFGIGPGARAIFPAAASHAVEIAALVAAGMDVPPEARALRAVRSPALIIAGEQEGPESDAARVTYGLIPARKRIEIIPGCSLGREDSRTSEKLARLACHWFGQNMR, from the coding sequence ATGCCGATCCAAGTGCCTGCGGGCACTTCCATCCTCGACGCCGAATTACAGGTCCCGGAAGGCGCGAGCGGACTTATCGTTCTGACGCAAGCGGGCGGGCGCCCGCGCTACGCGCAACGGGTGCAGAGCCTAGCCGAATGCATGCTCAAGGAAGGCTACGGGATCCTGATCATGGATCTGCTCACCGAAGAGGAAGCCGAAATCGGCAAGGACGCGGGCGAAGCCGAGTGCTTCGAAGAATCGATGCTCGACGAGCGTCTGGACGATTCCCTCACGTGGTTGGGGGATCAACCCGAAACCATGGGACTGGCGTTAGGCTTGTTCGGGATCGGACCCGGGGCGCGCGCCATTTTCCCGGCCGCCGCTTCCCATGCCGTTGAGATCGCGGCCCTGGTGGCCGCGGGGATGGACGTGCCCCCGGAAGCCCGGGCCTTGCGCGCGGTCCGCTCCCCCGCCCTCATTATCGCGGGAGAGCAGGAGGGCCCGGAATCGGACGCGGCTCGCGTAACATACGGTCTGATCCCGGCGCGTAAGCGCATCGAGATCATTCCCGGATGCTCGCTGGGACGGGAAGATTCGCGCACCTCGGAAAAGCTGGCCCGCTTGGCCTGCCACTGGTTCGGGCAGAACATGCGTTAG
- the pip gene encoding prolyl aminopeptidase, with translation MAEDVLYPEIEPYRTGTLQVSPIHALYFEEVGNPRGVPVVFLHGGPGAGIGPKHRRFFDPAHYRVILFDQRGAGRSQPLAELEENTTEHLLNDIEMLRTTVGVEKWLVFGGSWGSLLGLCYAIRWPERVSGLILRGIFLGRPHEVHWLYQEGASRIFPEAFERYLRFIPPSERGDLMTAYHKRLVSEDPVERMRAAQAWSLWEASVCKLIPDEAFLREMSADRQALSLARLENHYCRNGLFLPAPNHVLENAGRLAGLRTLIIQGRYDMACPSESAWDLHRALPQSEFRLVPDAGHSATEPSLMRELVRATDDFRR, from the coding sequence ATGGCCGAAGACGTGCTTTATCCCGAAATCGAACCTTACCGCACGGGTACCTTGCAGGTATCCCCCATTCATGCCCTTTATTTCGAGGAGGTCGGCAATCCCCGGGGCGTGCCGGTGGTGTTCCTGCATGGCGGGCCCGGGGCGGGAATCGGACCCAAGCATCGGCGCTTTTTCGACCCCGCGCATTACCGCGTGATCCTGTTCGATCAACGCGGGGCGGGGCGCAGCCAACCCTTGGCCGAATTGGAAGAGAACACGACCGAGCATCTCCTCAACGACATCGAGATGTTGCGGACCACGGTGGGCGTGGAGAAATGGCTGGTGTTCGGCGGGAGTTGGGGCAGCCTGCTGGGGTTGTGCTACGCCATCCGCTGGCCCGAGCGCGTTTCCGGCCTTATCCTGCGCGGGATCTTCCTGGGCCGCCCTCACGAAGTCCATTGGCTCTACCAGGAAGGCGCCTCCCGCATCTTCCCCGAAGCCTTCGAACGCTATCTTCGCTTCATCCCGCCCTCCGAACGCGGCGATCTCATGACCGCTTACCATAAGCGCCTCGTTTCCGAGGACCCGGTAGAACGCATGCGCGCGGCCCAGGCCTGGAGCCTTTGGGAGGCTTCGGTCTGCAAATTGATCCCGGACGAGGCCTTCCTGCGGGAAATGTCGGCGGACCGGCAGGCGCTGTCGCTGGCGCGCCTCGAGAACCATTATTGCCGCAACGGGTTGTTCCTTCCCGCGCCAAACCACGTTTTGGAAAACGCCGGCCGCCTGGCGGGCCTGCGGACGCTCATCATCCAAGGCCGTTACGACATGGCCTGCCCGTCCGAGTCCGCCTGGGATCTGCATCGCGCCCTACCGCAATCGGAGTTCCGCCTCGTTCCCGATGCCGGGCATTCGGCTACCGAGCCGAGCCTGATGCGGGAACTGGTGCGCGCGACCGACGATTTCCGCCGCTGA
- a CDS encoding DUF748 domain-containing protein produces the protein MIIPHENRKSAGVRSRSGSRSRKWLIALAIVVAVLIGLRLALAPVILHIANRKLDQIPEYRGHIGGVELALLRGAYQIKDVSLRKVEGASTAPFFAADLVDISVEWGALLHGKWVGEVELHGPRLNFVVAQTKQSSQTHIDSSWEDRSKELFPLDINRFTIHNGEIHFRDLTRTPKVDIHLDQIEALAKGLTTRPRGGEALPATFHATGRAMNHAKLRLDIKLDPWARYPTFDMDGELTGLELKTLNDFLKAYAKVDAEGGSFSLYTEMAGDNGNFKGYVKPILKDVRIFSPGKKNEGGLLESAWQALVGGVEEVLENKQKHQLATQVPLAGKFKNPSAGIWASVGYLLRNGFVRALSPSLTHSVSFLDVSGGKDAGITPKDAKKAEEKAKKEP, from the coding sequence ATGATCATCCCCCATGAGAACCGGAAAAGCGCGGGCGTCCGGTCGCGCTCCGGGAGCCGAAGCCGGAAGTGGCTGATCGCTTTAGCCATAGTGGTGGCGGTTCTGATCGGCCTCCGCCTCGCGCTCGCTCCGGTCATCCTGCATATCGCGAACCGGAAGCTGGATCAGATCCCGGAATACCGCGGGCACATCGGGGGCGTGGAACTGGCCCTCTTGCGCGGGGCCTACCAAATCAAGGACGTTTCCCTGCGCAAGGTGGAAGGCGCCTCCACGGCCCCCTTCTTCGCCGCCGATCTGGTGGACATTTCCGTGGAATGGGGCGCCTTGCTTCACGGGAAATGGGTGGGCGAAGTGGAATTGCATGGGCCACGCCTCAATTTCGTGGTGGCCCAAACCAAGCAGTCTTCCCAGACCCATATCGATTCCTCCTGGGAAGATCGCAGCAAGGAGCTCTTCCCCCTCGACATCAACCGCTTCACGATCCATAACGGCGAAATCCATTTCCGCGACTTGACCCGCACCCCCAAGGTGGACATCCACCTGGACCAAATCGAGGCCTTGGCGAAGGGGCTGACCACGCGCCCGCGCGGAGGCGAAGCCCTGCCCGCGACCTTCCACGCCACCGGTAGGGCCATGAATCATGCCAAGCTGCGCCTGGACATAAAGCTCGACCCCTGGGCCCGCTACCCCACCTTCGATATGGACGGCGAGCTGACCGGGCTGGAGTTGAAGACGCTCAACGACTTCCTCAAGGCCTACGCCAAGGTCGACGCCGAAGGCGGCTCGTTCTCCCTCTACACCGAGATGGCCGGGGACAACGGCAACTTCAAGGGCTACGTGAAACCCATCCTGAAGGACGTGAGGATTTTCTCCCCCGGCAAGAAGAACGAAGGCGGCCTACTGGAATCGGCCTGGCAGGCCTTGGTCGGCGGCGTGGAGGAAGTCCTGGAGAATAAGCAGAAGCATCAATTGGCCACCCAGGTTCCCTTGGCCGGGAAGTTCAAGAATCCCAGCGCCGGCATCTGGGCTTCGGTCGGATACCTGCTGCGCAACGGTTTCGTCCGCGCCCTAAGCCCCAGCCTGACCCACTCCGTGAGCTTCCTGGACGTGAGCGGGGGCAAGGACGCAGGCATCACCCCCAAGGACGCGAAGAAGGCGGAAGAGAAGGCGAAGAAAGAGCCTTAG